The window AAGtatttgaataatgaataactattattattatcatcagttttttgttgttaattttCTATTCCTGTACAGCAGATGTAAACCTTTTAGCTCCGTCCACATAACTCAAGGGTTGGAacatcatttgaaaatattggcGATACAAAACCTGAGATTTGGGAATTGATACCCAAACTCTActtcatttgatattttatgttTGGTAGTATGTATGTTTTCAAAGACCGAAGATTGATATCATTTCTCAGTACTTTTGTGTTTTAGTTGGATGAAtgaaacagcaaacaacaaacagcaaaaaaaaaggctgcatttTCAATTAAATTCGTAATTCTTTGTTTGAATGATTAATACACAAAACTGCAAATCGGACCAAATACCCAAAGACAACTTTCAGTACTTGACAGTATTAAGACTAGTTTCAGTCTctaccaaaaatgtattttcattccCACATCCTACATTGCTCTTTTAAAACCAGTGTTAACTCGGTTGGTTTCCTTTGTTGTCGCTTCAGGTTTTGTCCTGAAAGCCGGGGACGAGCTGATTGTTGAGGTCTCCTGCCGAGACGCCTACCTGAGGCTCTGCAGCGTCGCCGTGCTGAGAGACGGGCGTGAAATCCGTCTGGACAAGCATCACGACTCGGGATTCTCTGGAAATCCCGTCTCTGTCCCGAACCCAGAGGCGGAACTGTGCAGCGCATTAGCATGTCTCCAAACTGGCCAGAATCTAACAAAAGACTTCTGCATGCTGGAATGTTCCGAAATGGCGCTCCTGAACAATCAGGATTACCATCGGAGTTTCTGCAGCGCAATTGGAAAACTGATCTCTCAGATGAAGGTTAAATGCCTAAACCAAGAGCAAGGATCGACTGTTCAGTCGGACTGTAGTGACCTGCTTTACGTGCTGGACGTGTCGGAGGGCTTCTCGCTGCTCTCCCTCATCGCTGCCAGCCACGGTCACGTAAAAGCCTTCAGCTCCGTGGAAAAGACCAAGCAACAGGAAGTGATAAGGAGGCTGGCTCGCTCCAATAATATCTCGGAGCAGCATCTAGAGTTCTGGCTGAACCACACGGAGGACGAGCAGGGGATGCTGAAGAGGCCGTCCAGGGAGAAGCTGTGGAGCGCCATCATACTGGACTGTGTGGAGACCTGTGGGCTGATAAGACAGAAGCTGATGGAGAAAGCTTCGCTGGCCAGGTGAGTGGAAGTTGCAGAAATAATTCTTGGGACTGTAAACAGCTGATGACATACAAAAACTTTGGAtgagttttgtttattttgtgttgtagTTTTGATACTGCGTTCATGTTATTGTagtttagattattttttaaaggacacTTTACAAGACGTTTAATGATCTGCACCAGGTGTctgctggaggaaggaggacgtATTTTCCCAGAGCGGATCGTGGTGTACGGCATGTTGGTGGAGTCGGACATGTTGCTGCTGGAGAGCGCGGTCCAGGGTCAGGAGCCGACGCTGGGATTCAACATCGCTCCCTTCATCAACCAGTTCACTGTAAGTATACCAACATAAGCTACCAAGGTATCAAGGTTAACATATTTTTGgcgccatcttgattttttaaaCCACAAGTAATCATTTGGAGGAGCAAGGGAGGTGGGGCCTgaccgagagctcgtccaccgcacatccacctacacatgcaaccatgcacctatagatggtactagctgtcaatcatgcagtatccacgccccaatgcatactgtaCTTTAAATGGGACCatagtttacaaaatgaacaccatgctgaagaagacttcaaactagagattgaaaccataaactcctcaggaaaatgtttgataatgatataaatcaagtgagaagtagagtcattagactatagaaacagacttcttcttgcaaccagtggagtcgccctctgctggtgattcaagagaatacagtctatggtacaAACCTTAGCTGAACAACACTACAGGGTTAGCTGTGGCTGTGCTATAGCCACTGacccaatgtgtgtgtctgtttgtatcAGCAGGATGACATTAACATACTTCTTCTACTAAACTGTTCGTAGTTGTACTTTATAATTATTCAATTTCTAAAATGTATTCGCATAAGAAatcatgatttttcttttttaatgagaaCAATTGATGAAAGTCCAGAATCACCATCCTAAAGGGAATCACGGTGCGCCATTAAACCACATTGTTGAGCTGAAACTTCTTCAGTCTTCACAACACGTCTCTCAGAAGCTTTCTATTGTACATCTCCGGCCGCTCGTATCGCGTATGCCGTCTCAAGTCGGTGATGCAACCGTCGATCTCATGTTCCCTGACGCAACGGTGAATATTGGCagttttcacatacagtatgctgCGGTGTGTTCGTGAGCTTGCATCATGCACTTTTCAAATCTCATGCATTAGGGGCAAACGCGTTGCCTGAGATGTTTGTTAAAATTGATTGGCAATGTAGTGCGGCACAATacaaagttaaacaaaaaatcTCAGATAAAATGTTACTATGGTTTGTGTTGTTCAACAAGGTATTTCACGAGGAATACCAAGATCCACGATTGTGTTTACTCCTCTTTGATGTGTGTTTCCCCATCTGCTTTACAGGAGCTACAAAATCCCTTTgaattctttttccttttatttggtctgttagttcatttttttctcagtatCATGTTTGTGCTCTAATTTGGCGGGCCCCACGCGGGATGGTCGTTTGTTTTAACAGATGTCATCTTTGAAGCCCTCAGCGGAGGGCACTTTCTAGCACAACTGTCACACAAGACGCAGCACACCGCCTGGCCCTAGACATTCCTACCCGAATCCATCAGTACACATTACATCAAGCACATCAAAAAGCAGGGGCTCCGAGGTCTGAGCAACTGTGACAGGGTGGAGGAAAGCTTCTTTTGTTCTGCGGTAAAAGAAACCGTGACACTTTCTGTGCCCAGACTTTTGAATTTCTTCCTCAGCTTTTAAGCCCGCTGCCCTGCAGCCACGGGCCCGTGTGTCGAGGTGGGTTAGATTAGTTTCTAAGCATCGACCGGTAATTGAGTGATTATCCACTGACACTAGCAATTAAAAGTGGATGAATTACTGATTTGTGAGAAAGCGTGCCAACATCAATTGTGAGTCAGCGTGACTTTTAACGCACTGAAgtgttcctctgcctctcttttcctcttatGAATAGCTTATGTCCAAATCTGGTCTTTGAGCAAAAATTAGCAACTtaggttttttctgtttttgttcaagAGAACAAATACGAATTTTCTCCCCATTTCCCttaacagttttgttttagttttagcacaaattctcttttttctgctgcagaacTCGCTAATGTTGTGGTGGTCGTCTTTTTTAGGTACCAGTCCATGTGTTTCTGGACTTTTCCACACTGGAGTGCAGGCATCTCAGTGAAACTGTGGAGCTCTTTGTACTGGACCTTATGGACACCAACGCAAACTACACTAACAGAGAAGTCAAGGTAAGGCATACATCAGGGCTATCAACAGGATTGGAAATTagtatgaataaaatgtttgtatgttttcctgtttatttatttcagaccatttcttttatttatattctattttccTCATAAGCTCCTAAATTTTGAATCTCAACAAATATAATTATATTGGTTTTAGAGCTAAAGGTGATATAGAAGTGACTAGGACAGAGAACAGGTCTATTAGTAGCCGACTTTCCTTATGTACCATTAAGCATCTTGTTTAAGCTCCGATCCCTGTTCTTCAGGTCCAGGCTACAGCCGCAGGGAGACTAACAGCAGTTCCCTTCTGGTACCACATCCACCTGGACCAGGAGATCAGTGTGAGCACCCTCAACCAGAACTCTCACTGGAAGCAGGCGGCAGCCGTGCTGCAGCAGCCTCTGGAGGTACGAGCTGGAGACTGGGTCCTTCTAGCCGTGAAGCTTCACAAGAGCACCATCTCCATATCGGCCCGCGTAGTCGATGCACCGGGGCCAACTGAGTAACAACCTGGTTCTAGCTAAgcaactattttatttttttatatatttcaagtTCCATTTAGATCCCATGTCACATGCTCGGTAGGGAAATGCATTACACACAACGCATTCCTTCTGGTACTTATTTAATACCAGAAAGGGATTTTCCTGTCATTTGTCATAAATGTAATACCAGTCTTCAAATGTCCTTGTTTTCCCAAACATACACAGGATCTCTGTTCTGAGATTCAGTAGAAACCTGCATGACCCAAAACTGGTTCACCAGACTCATGAAGAATGTTCCAACAGTGAACATTcaagtcatgtttttatttttgtttttaatcgtATTATTGAGTCAGAGGACGTTTATAATttgtacttatatatatatataatatttaagtatattatataaatgtcatatttgtcTCTTCATTGCAGTTGATTTTGTAAAGATGTTTGTGggtgtcaataaaaaaagaacaataaatgtgtaattttcttCATAATAAATGcaagaaaagagaaatcagCCGTTAGTTAATCGGATTTATTGTAGAGACTGTCAGAGATGTGTGTAAATTAAACTGTGCAACAAGTACATCGGTTTCATTGAGAAAGAAATGACATAAGGCAATGCAACATGTTTTTGGCAGGACATGATGCAAACTATCCTGTCAAcattatacatttatgtatttacgGACTCACTGACCTCATTGTAATAGCAATTTATCTTATGAACTATGTTGTGTTCTCATTTCTTCTATCAACAAATTTCCCCGACACTCATAAACCTACTGTACAGTAAACATGTCAATATCCCTGCAAGTTACACTGACAAATACATACGCTCAGAAAAAACTAAAGACTAACTAATAATGGCTTAGGTGCAAAGTTTTTCCACCTTAAAGGCTAAAGATGATGGAGAACCTCATCATGTTACAATTGATCCTGGAATACAAATGCTTAACTGGTGTAGTGGATAGACTGAGCTCCATAGCACATAGAACAATACGTCTGTTACGACTACCCAGTCAATTTCTATTTAAACACCACAGAGTGAGCTACTGTATTTGAAGTAGAGCATTTACTAGAATGTACAGATTGTACAGTTTTAGACTGGATTGTGTATGTTGTTTTAATACTTGGGACTGTGCTCTGTATCTACTGGAACCCTTAGTGAAGACACTGTATTGATACTGACACTGTAGTGATGTCACACTGTCAGTTAGGACACATCCTACAGTAAAAAAGTTCTAAACTACTTCTCCCAAGTAAAATTTTGTTTGTTAAGTATTGACTGTGCATCCCAACAACTCGTTGCTTCTGCTGTTTTCAACCCTccatacataaacacagatgacaaattgaatgaaaaaaaattgtcccaaCGAAGGTGTTGGGCCGGAACAGCTTCAGTTCGCCTTGACGAAGTTTCTCTAAGTCTGTGGAACTCCGTTGGAGGGATGAACACTCTTGGATTAAGGTGGTGGAGAAATCGTGCTTTAGTCTTCGGGAACCActataaaagataataatatgAAGATAACATTTCTTCAGTCTTTTTAAAAGTAGCATATTTCTTCTCGTCGTGTTACATTTTAGATTTGTGATATGACGTAGCAAACGTAAATGTGTCACACATGAAAAGCATATATCTTCACATGCTTCACTCGGACATCAGCAGGTTATGTGCGGACTCATGCGTCatcaaaaaggaaggaaatGTCTGCCCTAGATTGTGACATGTTGACACCAAGTCGATAAAAAACATTCTGGCATTGCTTGCTGATCAAAATGCATAACAATACGCAAATTGGATCAAATGCTTGTTATCAACAAATCATTTAGCGACTCAGCCGTAAGTCCACTGAACATTCTTGGAGCTGTCACTGGCAGAGAGGTCCATCTGGTTTTGCCTTTGCTGGCAAATGTCTACAATTACTTGGCGGATGTGCCCTTTGTTTAGTGTCGCATCAGTAAAGTAGTGTCTTACGGAAAACGGCAAAACTTAAGTCCTGCCAAACCATGTTCGCGTAGAGTCTGTTGGTGACATCGGCGTTGATGACGGGCTAGTCGATCACGATGAGATCTGCCTCTGTCGGTTCTTTGGTTTGGTTGGTGCTTTCTCCTTCCGGTCGAGCCTCGCATCCTTCATCCCACGGTGCTGAGCTGAGCCCGGCAGGGGCCGACAGAGAGTGCGGGGTCATGGTTCTCCCCAGGCCCTGGTACTGACCATTGGGCGACACTGGGTTGGATGCTGCCTCGGTGATCGCATCTTGGGACCCCGACGAGAGCAGGCCGGATCGCTCGCCGTCGTCCTGCGCCTCCCCAAAGTAAGACTTCCTCGGACGACCCATTACTGTTCTCCCTGTCAATGAGGTCAAAGGAAAAATGTCAGTAGAGTCTTTTCAGTGCTGCGGACATGCCAGATGAACTTAGAAAACTGTGAGAGTACACTGCTAGCCAGGAGGCACTTACCAACATTGCGGACTTGTTCAGAAATGTCTGCTCTGACATCAGATATGTCCCACATTGCCATGAAAGAGTCGAAGCAAGAACCTTCCTCAGCCTCCTGGATGTAAGGCTTGTAGGTGAAGCTGAAGTGATGGGCAATAGCTGCCAGAAACATCTCCACGCATATGATGAAATCCTGAAGGGAACAGGACAGTTTAACAGTGGGgcgtgaaaagagagagaaaaagggttTCCACTTCATTTCTTACATAAACTCACAAACTATTGTCGCTTCTTTTTCCAACCACCCAAGCTTTAGCTTACCTGCAAGCCAGTAGCAACGGCCTCCACAGTTTGCCATTCCCAGGTGCGTTTCTCTGAGATGATGCCCACCTTCACCAGTAGAGCAATAAACACGGCCTGCCTGAGAGTTTACAAAAGAATTCGCTACATCAACAAGTGttgatacaaaacaaaatgtaaaacatgcacATATGTCTTATTAGAATATCCAGGTGTATGAAGGTTTGACAGACACGGACAATTACCAGAAAGAGACGAACACCACCATTTTCACACACAGGAATTTGCCCACAGGTTTGATGGGACTCAGCTCGTCTCTCAGGGCCCGGTAGAACAGCACCAGGCAGTACATGGCAAACTAGATCAAGAGAAGACAAACAAGAGAAATGTTCAAAACAACGCTGCTCACGTTTTTAATTATAGTGGGtcctttgaagaaaaaaaaaaatctggcattaTTACCAGCTGTGACATGTTGTTGAAGATGACCAGGTACGTCCACGCATTTGTTGAGCTGAAATTGCCTTCATCGTACACTCCACACAGCTGACAGATCctagggaggagaaaaaacacagacagcagacaTGAGCACAAACAGCGAAAACAAAATGCCGccatttgtatttaattaagCGCAATGAAGATCAGAGCTTACTCACAAAGCAATCACTGTTGTGACGGGTCTCACAACTGTGTACTGTAACACGCCCAGTTTGCATCTCAACAGTAAAACCCTGCAGATCATCAAACGTACAAATTTGAATTAGAATGACATTGGTTTAACGAGATCAAAGTCGCCACAAGTAAAGAAAAATCTATTGAATGTAAGatcaaatacataaaacacTAATGGTCATCAGAAATATGGTGAGTTTAGCTTTGAGACAAGTCAGAGAAACGACAACATTTTAACCCAAACTATTATGGTCTATGATGTCCAAATGCAAGGTGCAACAATACTCTCAAGGGTTGTACAGGGCAGcattataaaatacatattttaaagatgAGTGAGACTAATGCTATTGACTTTTGTCAGCAGACATTTCTTATCCCTCGGTTTTGAAGGAGAATAAACGGATTCTCGTGTGCAtaatgaaaggggaaaaaaaggtcggGATCAAattaaccacacacagacatgtgaaCCAATAACTGACGTCGCCTGACTGCAGAAGCTAATCTGAGGCTTGTGACTGTCATTGATTGGTTtgctttcaaaaaacaacaacaaaagaaaacattcatctCAACATTTTAGACAACGTCGACCAAACTGCAGCACAAGAAACagacttatctttttttttctggacctTTTCTGGACCTTTTTTCTAAGTTATGAAAAGACTGATGATAAAACGAATACTATACTATTACCGGAAAGTCAGTCAAGTGTGAGGAATCCAAGACGATAGTAAGGAAATATGACTGTGGCAAACAAATCAGTCATATTTGGATCAAAAGATGGAgagtaataattaaaaaacatccatTTTATGCCAAATTTCTTGAACACCACCTTGAGGGTATTCAAATAGTTGTAGATGTCTTGGTTGCCACATTTGACGAGAGGAGAATATTGGGGTAGCATCCAGTTTATTGTTAAAGGAGCCCACATTGATTGTGCGTATACAAGAGAACTTACTCTCCCATTGGCCACGGcgggcagcagcagagaggaggcaagtgtctctgctgctcctggGCCTCCAGCATCAACACCAGGCTCGGGTACTGATTTTCCAGGTAGTTGAGCAGGAAGGTCATGAAGTTGTAGATGACATAGGCCTCGTAGCACTCTCTGCATGTGTCCACATAAATAGCTATACTGGGGTATTTCAGCGCAATCCACTGAAAATTAAAGAACGAAAAAAGTGTAAATACTCAATTGTCAAGTAGTTGAATTTCTGCCATTCTGTAGAAACATACTTGTAAACTCTACAATAAATTTGATTATGTAACACACAACTTACACTGTCCAAGCTGTAGATTGGGACCATCCATAATATCCTAGAAAAACCgtaaaaacacatacattaaaaagaaaaacaaacaaaaaaaacagtttcagacCTACTGTTCACGGAGGACATGCTTTGTTCACATCTTTACCTGATGATGGGTTTCTGAAGCTCCGGCTGAGTGTAGTGAACCAGATGCTGAAGAATGCCCCATAACGATATGGGTATGGTCATGAAGACAAATATCCCAGCGATGAACCATGCTCTATTGTGTATGCTGACCTGTCACATGTACAGAAATGTGAGACAATGTGAGACTGGAAGCAGTTCTCAGATCAAGTAGAGCAATGGAATGTGTTCAAATACCTATTCAATGGAAAAGTACAGTGTTATCGGCTTAAGTTACTCATGattataaaaaacagaaacatgatccaagataacacaaaaaaacctgcttCATGAAGTTATATACAGCAGCAATGTTAATATAGttgcattcatgtttaaatAGTAATTTTATTGTTAATCAAGGACACGTCTGCTGCCCCGACGGACATAACTTATTCGATACATAATAATTAATCATAGCAGTGAGAAGATTTGACTTCAGTGTTGTTTTAAGCAGGAATtggaataaattaataaaacgcAGGTCAAGTAAACGGGAAGTACCTcaaactagagcccgaccgatatggatttttggggcccGGGAccaatatcgatatttgggagtacaagattcccgatacgaTACATCATgtgattgaggcttgatattttagttcaaccatgaactttatcacaaataactataaattgaaattttaaaaaatacctaGAACTTAtgacaaacatttatttgacataaaaatcaaacataaatgcacatttaaaggctcaagtCGGTAtctgaaaggctaatatcggccgatgttatcggccgatatatcggtcggggtCTACCTCTCTAACTGCATCCGAGTGAACTGTCAGGACATTTAACCGCTTGTATTAAACCAgcagggctccagacaacacGTAAAGCGTCGTGCACCGACAGCCTGGCACTGACCTTCGACTTCTGCAGCTCCCAGACGCACAGTGGCAGcacgaccagcagcagcaggatgtaCAGCACGAAGACCAGCGGCCGGATCCATCTCCTCCAGTTCCCACAGGAACAAGGCATGATGCACATGAAGGGCCCCCGGCGCGAGGCCTTCCAAACCCGGCCTGAGGCGCAACGGGCAAcgggcaacaacaacaacaactccactCGTCTGGAAGTCCTAGCTAACACTTAGCCTCGCATTGTTACGGGGTTCGGCGGCTCACCGCGACCCAAAGACGGAGCCGTCACTGCTGCTCGTGTGCGTTACGTCGTCCACCAGTGGGACGTTTCATTCATGGACGATTAGCAGCAGCTCATATGACTCGATTTCACCCGAGCTAggctgctaacgttagcatgtCAGCTGTTTCGccctgtaaacaaacaaaagccgACGGTGCATGCTGCCCCGCGTCCTTGAGTACTCTCAGTATCtgaatatattatatcaaaCACTGCACTGTAATGTTGATAAACTCCGCATATAAAACGCTCTGTCCCTCATATTTAAGTTTAGTTTGCGTTTAAGGTTGGTAAAAAGTTTCCAGAAAAAGTCATCgttgttcctgttcctgtctgtgATGTAAGTCCCGCCTACACCCTAGAAGCTGATTGGCTGTAAAGGAGGCAATCGGCCAATAGATGGAAAGAGCTGAAAGGGAACGCTGTTCAAAGTGACGTCACGCGTGGCACGCTCGGTTGCTCTGCGCCACCATCACGGATGTGTTTTTaaggaaattcaaaatgaacaaaacaaacataaatgaataGTAACACGTTAGAATAAGTGAATAAAGATACAGATTTGAACCAATCACAACATGGCAATTACAAAATAGACAAAATAAGCAGTATTTTTAGATTCTACAATGCATTTAAAGGTTGAGCTGCTCCATCATATACTTGTCAAAGAGTTTTCGtttgtatctttttttgaaaactttaataTTATTGCTAAACACAATAAATGAGTATATGTTTTTGTAATACATCCGTCAGGCCACAGAGGGTCTGTGCTTTCGCCACCAGATGGCAATGTAAAGTAACGATTAGCAGGAAAGTGATCCACACGTTTGTTTTAGCAGTTTGTTTAGAGTGAGTTGAAAACAGCAGAACTCCGTTAACTGTCCAGAccaaatgttttggtttttttggccTGTTCATGCAGCAGATTTTTCTCTGACATCTCACGTCAGAAACAAGCACAGGGTTACTTCACAACATGTATTGAGGCTGCCGTCCTGGTATTTGTTGCACCGACTCGATGTGTAGTGCAATGTGATATTAATAAGTGTTGTTATTCTACTTGTGTTATGgcaaatgcaaatgtatgctgttaaaaaaaaagaaggaagatcTGCTCTTAGTTTACTGGTGGATTCTAAGTGTCACTTGCAAACATACTAGAGGCCAATTGTCAtaccaatgtgttttttttaattataattataagaTACATGTCCATTTTCACATAGAGCTGTATATGCTGGGACTAAACTACAACATAACAGTCAATGAATCAATGTGTTGCTGATTCTGCTGCTGAGTAAATTTACAGGGGTGTCCGGAAATCTTGATTatgttaacataaaaaaacaaaaaaataagcatcATACTTTGATAATGATCTACTTAAAATTCTATTCATGTCTATTAACactgtttttccacatttataCACaacttaaaatttaaaaaatctaaattaacatttaatttcaaaagaaccctgtctgtttgtctgagtatgcgtatgtgtgtgtgtcttcctgtaAAATGAGGGGAGGCAGAactttcctttctattgcaccaTGTCTCCACTGCCCCACAGTCACAGAAATCACTGGTTGTTGCAGGACAGATTGTTCATGAATTTTGAATTGATCCTTTTGGCTTTCATGAATTAGAAATAGTCTTTGCCACGAGTTGTGCGAGCGACTGCCATGGCGGATAGCTCGGAGGGATTGCCATGCAAAGTGGCATACTGGGTGCAACCATGTAAAGGCAGGGTGGATAAACATATGCTGTGTTTGATCAGACCCCAGACACATTTTAGAATAAGGGATGTGGCGTCCATCACATCTGGCTGAATCAAGCCATGACTGCAGGCTGAAGCAGTGAGTACTGTGTGTGCCCTTGCAGGAAATGCACGTAGACAGGATGAGCAGAGTGGATAGGTATATGAGGAACAATAATAATCAATGCCCAACAGAACAGGAGACATACTGTCTGATTCCCGAGAAATTATGTATCAGCCAAAGTGCACCTCCTTTGTCAGAGTAATACACAAGTGTGCAAATTGTTCAACAATTACTTATTTATCTTAATACGCCTGCCATAGGCTTTTGTGTCAGGAAATGTTCAGACCCACTGAGGGGTGTTCACCTCAGTTCATCTGTTCCTGAACAACAACATAAGTGAAGTGGGATGGAGTTGAAGAAGCtccacaaagtcacacacagcGGCAACAATAAAATAAGGAGTCGCAGCTTTATTttattgggggttttttttcgtctttAAATGATAAATTACACAGCGTTTGTGACCTGTTTTATGATTTATGGTGTCAGCTCGCATCTGTGGAGTCTGGGGACACAGACTGGGAAAGTTGGAAAGTTTACAGACAAAGGCGTTGCTCGTTTTGCtgacaataaaaacagatattGATACAAATCTGCCTTATTACGTACAGGTTATAACAATAATACTTTATTAAGTCACACTAGGTGAGACTCATGACTTCTAACCCTCTTAGCAGGCataaggagaaaaaatataataatacccTTCAGCTCACCCTTACATTAAAATACCTTGTTAATCAGCAATATACAGCCCCCCAGCTTGTTTGCACTGTTTGCtgcagtgtttttcctctctgcagaggTTGCACCTGAAGGCCTGATGTGCAATATTTCCAAAAGTCCAATAGCAGCCAGCTCAGCTGAGATCTCCTCTTCTCATGCAAAGTCCTGAGCTTTTTGGCTTTTGTGGCTTTAACTCTTGTAGTACACTGCCAATGATGCTTACCCTCATTCGTGCTTTCTCCACACAACTGTGCGTGCATCAACATATCTATTGGTATTTccttttaattaatttggtgtaaatatattttccttcatTATTCAGCATACCTGCGCGGCTCCAGTTTTTGCCACTGTCTGAGAGCTACTAGTCACGCAGACATGAGAGTATTTTCTTCTCATCTAAgtcttggcaagaaagcaaatgagcatatttcatttattttttatttctcatctcAACAGAGTGGTTATTACTGAATCAATCATTATTTCGTTTGATTTTGTGGCATGGCATCGGTAAGCATGAATGTTTTAACATAT is drawn from Scophthalmus maximus strain ysfricsl-2021 chromosome 8, ASM2237912v1, whole genome shotgun sequence and contains these coding sequences:
- the tmem184c gene encoding transmembrane protein 184C, which translates into the protein MCIMPCSCGNWRRWIRPLVFVLYILLLLVVLPLCVWELQKSKVSIHNRAWFIAGIFVFMTIPISLWGILQHLVHYTQPELQKPIIRILWMVPIYSLDSWIALKYPSIAIYVDTCRECYEAYVIYNFMTFLLNYLENQYPSLVLMLEAQEQQRHLPPLCCCPPWPMGEVLLLRCKLGVLQYTVVRPVTTVIALICQLCGVYDEGNFSSTNAWTYLVIFNNMSQLFAMYCLVLFYRALRDELSPIKPVGKFLCVKMVVFVSFWQAVFIALLVKVGIISEKRTWEWQTVEAVATGLQDFIICVEMFLAAIAHHFSFTYKPYIQEAEEGSCFDSFMAMWDISDVRADISEQVRNVGRTVMGRPRKSYFGEAQDDGERSGLLSSGSQDAITEAASNPVSPNGQYQGLGRTMTPHSLSAPAGLSSAPWDEGCEARPEGESTNQTKEPTEADLIVID